A DNA window from Kitasatospora atroaurantiaca contains the following coding sequences:
- a CDS encoding amidohydrolase, whose product MNDPQPAEKAPRPPVRPGSDLRARVRAYEAELIAFRRDLHRHPELGRQEFRTTRLLRERLLAAGLTPRVLPGGTGMIVDIVPAGTKPGTPLLAFRADIDALPIDDAKSEVPYRSTMPGRAHACGHDVHTSIALGTALVLSQAARAGELKQPVRLIFQPAEEVMPGGALDVIAADGMAGVGRIFAVHCDPKVPVGRIGLKIGAITSACDRLVLHLDGPGGHTARPHLTTDLVTAIARLAADLPPALARRMDPRWGVSLVWGRIASGSASNVIPQHAELEGTVRCLELAGWREAPELLHELIAKIAETHRAKWTLDYHRGVPPVVNEHTSILQLEAAMTARFAAGDGPVVEDTEQSLGGEDFSWYLEHAPGALARLGVRAPHETAVRDLHQGRFDVDERSIGIGVELFAALALEHGRV is encoded by the coding sequence GTGAACGATCCTCAGCCCGCCGAGAAGGCGCCCCGGCCCCCCGTCCGCCCCGGTTCGGACCTGCGCGCACGGGTACGGGCGTACGAGGCCGAGCTGATCGCGTTCCGCCGTGATCTGCACCGGCACCCCGAGCTGGGCCGGCAGGAGTTCCGCACCACCCGGCTGCTGCGCGAGCGGCTGCTGGCGGCGGGCCTCACCCCCCGGGTGCTGCCCGGCGGGACGGGGATGATCGTGGACATCGTGCCGGCCGGGACGAAGCCCGGGACTCCGCTCCTGGCCTTCCGGGCGGACATCGACGCGCTGCCGATCGACGACGCCAAGTCCGAGGTCCCGTACCGCTCGACCATGCCGGGGCGGGCGCACGCCTGCGGGCACGACGTGCACACCTCGATCGCGCTCGGCACCGCTCTGGTGCTGTCCCAGGCGGCGAGGGCCGGGGAGCTGAAGCAGCCGGTCCGGCTGATCTTCCAGCCGGCCGAGGAGGTGATGCCGGGCGGTGCGCTCGACGTCATCGCCGCGGACGGGATGGCCGGGGTCGGCCGGATCTTCGCCGTGCACTGCGACCCGAAGGTCCCGGTCGGCCGGATCGGGCTGAAGATCGGCGCGATCACCTCGGCGTGCGACCGGCTGGTGCTGCACCTTGACGGCCCCGGCGGCCACACCGCCCGGCCGCACCTGACCACCGACCTGGTCACCGCCATCGCCCGGCTGGCCGCCGACCTGCCCCCCGCGCTGGCCCGCCGGATGGACCCGCGCTGGGGCGTCAGCCTGGTCTGGGGCCGGATCGCCTCGGGGTCGGCGTCCAACGTGATCCCGCAGCACGCCGAGCTGGAGGGCACCGTCCGGTGCCTGGAGCTGGCCGGCTGGCGTGAGGCGCCCGAGCTGCTGCACGAGCTGATCGCCAAGATCGCCGAGACCCACCGGGCCAAGTGGACCCTCGACTACCACCGCGGCGTGCCGCCGGTGGTGAACGAGCACACCTCGATCCTGCAGCTGGAGGCCGCCATGACGGCCCGCTTCGCGGCCGGCGACGGACCGGTGGTGGAGGACACCGAGCAGAGCCTGGGCGGCGAGGACTTCTCCTGGTACCTGGAGCACGCCCCCGGCGCGCTGGCCCGCCTCGGCGTACGGGCTCCGCACGAGACGGCCGTCCGCGATCTGCACCAGGGCCGCTTCGACGTCGACGAGCGGTCGATCGGCATCGGGGTCGAGCTCTTCGCGGCGCTCGCGCTGGAGCACGGGCGAGTCTGA
- a CDS encoding S53 family peptidase gives MPAARSRLSRIAAAAPAAALILGTLAVASPANAVTPAGEPNTAKELSGTHPAWATAQADAGAVSDSAPGTARIYLAGQDQAGLTALARAVSDTGSPAYGQFLSAAEAKARFGATPAQVKAVTAWATGAGLTVTETTAHYLQVSGSTAALAKAFGTQFHNYRTADGTHRAPTKDAVVPAAIAGSVLAVGGLSDVAHKDVSHAVSVKDAEKAAAARSNSLVAPDGKKADPALPTVPTCSEDGYGSKTAKGAPAGYEKNEPFSPCSYTPTQLRKAYGVTDAKVTGKGARIAIIDAYGLSTMEADANHFSTLHGDKPFTAGQYREFVTPDKWVHQDECGGADGWAGEEALDVEMAHGLAPDAQVTYVGANSCYDDDLNAAMAKVVDEHLADVVSNSWGEIMHGKSGDIDPAVVAADNQIFQLGAVQGIGFTFSSGDCGDSSPGAAATGVNCQADTNQAQADWPSASPWVTSVGGSTLELADKAGHYGHEVSMGDQRSVLSADQKSWSPFPGFFYFGGGGGVSKDFQQPWYQKGVVPDAIATVAADGTKSATPLRATPDVAMSGDLVASTLVGYTAGGTYSEGGYGGTSVSAPEYAAMLADAIEVRGGRAIGFANPAIYDRAGGKAFRDVNDSAVHNKFGNVVDLGVVSGTLRVRLYKVAADYGLTATRGYDTATGVGTPAGRDFFRSFRLHQH, from the coding sequence GTGCCAGCAGCACGCAGCAGGCTCTCCCGGATAGCCGCAGCGGCACCTGCCGCCGCGCTGATCCTGGGAACGCTCGCGGTCGCGAGTCCCGCCAACGCCGTCACCCCGGCCGGCGAGCCGAACACCGCCAAGGAGCTCTCCGGGACCCACCCGGCCTGGGCCACCGCGCAGGCCGATGCGGGAGCCGTGTCCGACTCCGCCCCGGGCACCGCCCGGATCTACCTGGCCGGCCAGGACCAGGCGGGCCTGACCGCCCTGGCCAGGGCGGTCTCGGACACCGGCTCGCCCGCCTACGGGCAGTTCCTCTCCGCCGCCGAGGCCAAGGCCCGGTTCGGCGCCACCCCGGCGCAGGTCAAGGCGGTCACCGCCTGGGCCACCGGGGCCGGCCTCACCGTCACCGAGACCACCGCGCACTACCTGCAGGTCTCCGGCTCCACCGCCGCGCTGGCCAAGGCCTTCGGCACCCAGTTCCACAACTACCGTACGGCGGACGGCACTCACCGCGCCCCGACGAAGGACGCCGTGGTCCCGGCCGCCATCGCGGGCTCGGTGCTCGCGGTCGGCGGGCTCAGCGACGTCGCGCACAAGGACGTCTCGCACGCCGTCTCGGTCAAGGACGCCGAGAAGGCCGCCGCCGCCCGGTCCAACAGCCTGGTGGCACCCGACGGCAAGAAGGCCGACCCGGCGCTGCCGACCGTGCCGACCTGTTCCGAGGACGGCTACGGCTCCAAGACCGCCAAGGGCGCACCGGCCGGCTACGAGAAGAACGAGCCCTTCTCGCCCTGCTCGTACACCCCGACCCAGCTGCGCAAGGCCTACGGCGTGACGGATGCGAAGGTGACCGGCAAGGGGGCCCGGATCGCCATCATCGACGCCTACGGTCTGTCCACCATGGAGGCCGACGCCAACCACTTCTCCACCCTGCACGGCGACAAGCCGTTCACGGCGGGGCAGTACCGGGAGTTCGTCACCCCGGACAAGTGGGTGCACCAGGACGAGTGCGGCGGCGCCGACGGCTGGGCCGGCGAGGAGGCGCTCGACGTCGAGATGGCGCACGGCCTCGCGCCGGACGCCCAGGTGACCTACGTCGGCGCCAACTCCTGCTACGACGACGACCTCAACGCCGCGATGGCGAAGGTCGTCGACGAGCACCTGGCCGACGTGGTCTCCAACTCCTGGGGCGAGATCATGCACGGCAAGAGCGGGGACATCGACCCCGCCGTGGTGGCCGCCGACAACCAGATCTTCCAGCTCGGCGCCGTCCAGGGCATCGGCTTCACCTTCTCCAGCGGTGACTGCGGCGACAGCTCCCCGGGCGCGGCCGCGACCGGTGTGAACTGCCAGGCCGACACCAACCAGGCCCAGGCCGACTGGCCGTCCGCCTCTCCGTGGGTCACCTCGGTCGGCGGCTCGACCCTCGAACTCGCCGACAAGGCGGGCCACTACGGCCACGAGGTGTCGATGGGCGACCAGCGCTCGGTGCTCTCGGCCGACCAGAAGTCCTGGAGCCCCTTCCCCGGCTTCTTCTACTTCGGCGGTGGCGGCGGCGTCTCCAAGGACTTCCAGCAGCCCTGGTACCAGAAGGGCGTGGTGCCCGACGCGATCGCGACCGTGGCGGCCGACGGCACCAAGTCCGCGACCCCGCTGCGGGCCACCCCCGACGTGGCGATGAGCGGTGACCTGGTCGCCTCCACGCTGGTCGGCTACACCGCCGGCGGCACCTACAGCGAGGGCGGCTACGGCGGCACCTCGGTCTCCGCTCCCGAGTACGCGGCGATGCTGGCCGACGCCATCGAGGTGCGCGGCGGCCGGGCCATCGGCTTCGCCAACCCGGCCATCTACGACCGGGCCGGCGGCAAGGCCTTCCGCGACGTGAACGACTCCGCCGTGCACAACAAGTTCGGCAACGTGGTCGACCTCGGCGTGGTCAGCGGCACGCTCCGCGTCCGCCTGTACAAGGTCGCGGCCGACTACGGCCTGACCGCGACCCGCGGCTACGACACCGCAACCGGTGTGGGTACCCCCGCCGGCCGGGACTTCTTCAGGTCCTTCCGGCTGCACCAGCACTGA
- a CDS encoding acyl-CoA mutase large subunit family protein, whose amino-acid sequence MAAEPRRTESGLPIEPLYGPETLADWDPATRLGRPGGYPYTRGVYPTMYTGKPWTMRQYAGFGTAAESNARYKQLIAHGTTGLSVAFDLPTQMGYDSDAQIAAGEVGKVGVAIDSVEDMGVLFGGIPLGEVSTSMTINAPASLLLLLYQLVGEAQGVPSGRLTGTIQNDVLKEYIARGTYIFPPKPSLRLVADVFRYCRAEIPRWNTISISGYHMAEAGANPAQEIAFTLADGIEYVRTAVAAGMDVDDFAPRLSFFFVSRTTLLEEVAKFRAARRIWARVMRDEFGAKDPKSQMLRFHTQTAGVQLTAQQPEVNLVRVSVQALAAVLGGTQSLHTNSFDEAIALPTEKAARLALRTQQVLAYETDVTATVDPFAGSYVVEHLTDEVEAAALELMAKVEEMGGSVAAIERGYQKSEIERTAYRIQQEQDSGERTVVGVNRFQLDVEEPYEPLRVDPAIEAQQAARLAELRSERDGSAVDRALTALRRAAEGRDNVLYPMKEALAARATVGEVCDALREVWGTYRPVDRF is encoded by the coding sequence ATGGCAGCCGAGCCCCGCCGTACCGAGTCGGGCCTCCCGATCGAGCCCCTGTACGGCCCCGAGACCCTCGCCGACTGGGATCCGGCCACCAGGCTCGGCAGGCCCGGCGGGTACCCGTACACCCGCGGCGTCTACCCGACCATGTACACCGGCAAGCCGTGGACCATGCGCCAGTACGCGGGCTTCGGCACCGCCGCCGAGTCCAACGCGCGCTACAAGCAGCTGATCGCCCACGGCACCACGGGTCTCTCCGTCGCCTTCGACCTGCCCACCCAGATGGGCTACGACTCGGACGCCCAGATCGCCGCCGGCGAGGTCGGCAAGGTCGGTGTGGCGATCGACAGCGTCGAGGACATGGGCGTGCTCTTCGGCGGCATCCCGCTCGGCGAGGTATCCACCTCGATGACCATCAACGCGCCCGCCTCGCTGCTCCTGCTCCTCTACCAGCTGGTCGGCGAGGCCCAGGGGGTACCGTCCGGCAGGCTCACCGGCACCATCCAGAACGACGTGCTGAAGGAGTACATCGCGCGCGGGACGTACATCTTCCCGCCCAAGCCCTCGCTGCGGCTGGTCGCCGACGTCTTCCGGTACTGCCGGGCCGAGATCCCGAGGTGGAACACCATCTCGATCTCCGGCTACCACATGGCCGAGGCCGGGGCGAACCCCGCGCAGGAGATCGCCTTCACCCTCGCCGACGGTATCGAGTACGTGCGCACCGCCGTCGCGGCCGGGATGGACGTGGACGACTTCGCGCCGCGGCTCTCCTTCTTCTTCGTCTCCCGCACGACACTGCTCGAGGAGGTCGCCAAGTTCCGCGCCGCGCGCCGGATCTGGGCCCGGGTGATGCGGGACGAGTTCGGCGCGAAGGACCCGAAGTCGCAGATGCTGCGCTTCCACACCCAGACCGCCGGCGTCCAGCTCACCGCCCAGCAGCCGGAGGTGAACCTGGTCCGGGTCTCCGTCCAGGCGCTAGCGGCGGTGCTCGGCGGCACCCAGTCGCTGCACACCAACAGCTTCGACGAGGCCATCGCGCTGCCCACCGAGAAGGCCGCCAGGCTCGCGCTGCGCACCCAGCAGGTCCTCGCGTACGAGACCGACGTCACCGCGACCGTCGACCCCTTCGCCGGCTCGTACGTGGTGGAGCACCTCACCGACGAGGTCGAGGCCGCGGCGCTGGAACTCATGGCCAAGGTCGAGGAGATGGGCGGCTCGGTGGCCGCGATCGAGCGGGGCTACCAGAAGTCCGAGATCGAGCGCACCGCCTACCGCATCCAGCAGGAGCAGGACTCCGGCGAGCGCACGGTGGTCGGCGTCAACCGCTTCCAGCTGGACGTCGAGGAGCCGTACGAACCGCTGCGGGTCGACCCGGCGATCGAGGCCCAGCAGGCCGCCCGGCTCGCCGAACTCCGTTCGGAGCGCGACGGTTCCGCCGTCGACCGCGCCCTCACCGCGCTGCGCAGGGCGGCCGAGGGGCGGGACAACGTGCTGTACCCGATGAAGGAGGCACTGGCCGCTCGCGCCACCGTCGGCGAGGTCTGCGACGCGCTGCGCGAGGTCTGGGGCACCTACCGGCCGGTGGACCGGTTCTGA
- a CDS encoding SDR family oxidoreductase: MTEQKVAVVTGASSGIGAATARRLAADGFDVVLTARRTDRIEALAKEIGGRAYTLDVTDRAAVDAFAAEVGRVDVLVNNAGGAIGAESVEAGDPADWRAMYEVNVLGVLNVTQALLPALRATGDGTVLILSSTAALAAYEGGGGYVAAKHAAHTIAATLRLELCGEPIRVIEIAPGMVKSEGFAVTRFRGDEEKAASVYAGVAEPLTSEDVADTVSWAVTRPSHVNIDLLVVRPRAQAANHKVHRG, encoded by the coding sequence ATGACCGAACAGAAGGTGGCCGTGGTCACCGGTGCGAGCAGCGGCATCGGTGCGGCGACGGCGCGGCGGCTCGCGGCGGACGGGTTCGACGTGGTGCTGACCGCCCGCCGCACCGACCGGATCGAGGCACTGGCCAAGGAGATCGGCGGGCGCGCGTACACCCTCGATGTGACGGACCGCGCCGCCGTGGACGCCTTCGCGGCCGAGGTCGGCCGGGTGGACGTCCTGGTCAACAACGCCGGCGGGGCGATAGGCGCCGAGTCCGTCGAGGCCGGCGACCCGGCCGACTGGCGGGCCATGTACGAGGTGAACGTCCTGGGCGTCCTGAACGTCACCCAGGCACTGCTGCCCGCCCTGCGGGCCACCGGGGACGGCACCGTGCTGATCCTCAGCTCGACGGCGGCGCTGGCCGCGTACGAGGGCGGCGGCGGGTACGTCGCGGCCAAGCACGCCGCGCACACCATCGCGGCGACGCTCCGGCTGGAGCTGTGCGGCGAGCCGATCCGGGTGATCGAGATCGCCCCGGGCATGGTGAAGTCCGAGGGCTTCGCGGTCACCCGCTTCCGGGGCGACGAGGAGAAGGCGGCCTCGGTGTACGCGGGCGTGGCGGAGCCGCTCACCTCCGAGGACGTCGCGGACACCGTCTCCTGGGCGGTGACCAGGCCCTCCCACGTGAACATCGACCTCCTGGTGGTCCGCCCCCGCGCCCAGGCGGCCAACCACAAGGTCCACCGGGGCTGA